From the genome of Denticeps clupeoides chromosome 4, fDenClu1.1, whole genome shotgun sequence, one region includes:
- the sft2d3 gene encoding vesicle transport protein SFT2C, with protein MAELNRQLQEYLSQSRSGTKPGPPSGPSTAVDVEDSPAVPGSWFGRWSSPLGGSGSAASPGLSWPWSSEPDPCLPGLSRSQRLLGSGAFALLSALCFGLAALYAPLLLLRARKFALLWTLGSLFALLAAAVLRGPTRLVAAPTPGGALYLSAMAGTLYAALGLHSTLLTALGAALQVAVIAWSAVALLPGGSAGMRLVGGLAAAAVRRTVAGKAMPV; from the coding sequence ATGGCGGAGCTGAACCGACAGCTACAGGAGTACCTGTCCCAGTCCAGAAGCGGGACCAAGCCCGGGCCCCCGTCCGGCCCCAGTACCGCCGTGGACGTGGAGGACTCGCCCGCGGTGCCGGGCAGCTGGTTCGGCAGGTGGTCGAGTCCGCTCGGCGGCTCCGGCAGCGCCGCGTCTCCCGGGCTCTCCTGGCCCTGGTCCTCGGAACCGGACCCCTGCCTGCCGGGCCTGAGCCGCTCGCAGCGCCTGCTCGGTTCGGGGGCGTTCGCCCTGCTGTCGGCGCTGTGTTTCGGCCTGGCCGCGCTGTAcgcgccgctgctgctgctccgcGCCCGGAAGTTCGCGCTGCTCTGGACGCTCGGTTCGCTGTTCGCGCTGCTCGCCGCCGCGGTGCTGAGGGGCCCGACGCGGCTGGTCGCGGCGCCGACGCCCGGCGGAGCGCTGTACCTGAGCGCCATGGCGGGGACGCTGTACGCGGCGCTCGGCCTCCACAGCACGCTGCTGACGGCGCTGGGGGCGGCGCTGCAGGTCGCCGTCATCGCCTGGTCAGCGGTGGCGCTGCTGCCCGGGGGGAGCGCCGGGATGCGGCTGGTCGGGGGCCTGGCGGCCGCCGCCGTCCGGAGGACCGTGGCGGGGAAAGCCATGCCGGTATAA